A window of Hevea brasiliensis isolate MT/VB/25A 57/8 chromosome 14, ASM3005281v1, whole genome shotgun sequence contains these coding sequences:
- the LOC110641712 gene encoding uncharacterized protein LOC110641712 — translation MAEAEIGEIVTQQDSSKEPKNLFSFLPRFEIKLPFFNQDEKKPPQSVVKEEPKIAVGGDGEADNAKQKPNFVRFPNAHPVISPSLDVELEESSGRTHNPVVIWQVYALGGFIILKWVWARWKERKERAKKASSDDDESSDEYQSPPDND, via the exons ATGGCGGAAGCTGAAATCGGCGAAATCGTGACCCAGCAAGATAGTTCAAAAGAACCCAAAAATCTATTCTCATTCCTTCCCAGATTTGAGATAAAACTTCCATTCTTTAATCAAGATGAGAAGAAGCCACCACAATCTGTGGTCAAAGAGGAACCGAAAATAGCTGTAGGTGGCGATGGAGAGGCTGATAATGCAAAGCAGAAACCAAATTTTGTGAGGTTCCCAAATGCTCATCCCGTAATTTCGCCATCTCTTGATGTCGAGCTCGAAGAGAGCAGCGGAAGGACTCACAATCCAGTAGTTATCTGGCAG GTTTATGCCCTTGGCGGGTTCATCATATTGAAATGGGTATGGGCGAGATGGAAGGAAAGAAAGGAGAGAGCTAAGAAAGCATCATCCGATGATGATGAATCTTCTGATGAGTATCAATCGCCACCTGATAATGATTGA